The genomic stretch ATTGGATACTAGAAAAAACACCGGTTGTTTTACATTGTCAACAAAATATTCAAGATCGTGACACAGATTTTTTTGACGCGGGGACGTGTTTGCTAACCATTTGTTTGAATGACTGTTTTTATAAACTGATGTTagtttaagttttctttttttcatgtaaCCTTGCTTTAATAGCTCACGTGACTTGATTTGCATATTGTCTGATGAGCATTTGCATAAAATTTTAGATTCCTTTTTTCGATATGCGTTAAACTTCAAAATGTACACCATTCATAACTTTTTAAAGGAATTTCTCAGAGGACCCATGCATTAATTTCCTTGAGCCCAAAGATTCTCTGTCATGAGACAATTTGGCTTAAAGAGCTTTTATTCTCTAATTTCCTTGTTCTAGAGTCTTATTTGGTCTGCCAGATTTGCCAGGAAAGCTTTCAATATTCACGTGCATTTTCTGTGCACACAGCTTTTGGCTGTGAAAAACGTGGTTCTGGTTCGTTTCCCCAGTGTGAAGGTGAAGTGAAAGACGATGGTTTAGCATCAGCAAATGATGTTGAGACAAATCATTCACATGACCAActggaagaaaaacaacagcacGGAATTGAAATCGAGGTTAAGAAGTCACTCAACGAAGATGTTCCGAGTACAAACATAGAATTTTCGGAAACAGTCGGTAACAGTCGCGTCTTATCGAACCCAAGACTAGCCAGCCTTATTTCAAGCTTCTCCCGCCCTCGATTACGTAATCGGTTAACTAACGAGTCTCAGTCATTAGCTGAATACCACAAACAGGAGTTCCGAAAGAAATTCCAGGGTAATGAGCACTACCTCCGAAGGCATCTTTACCGCGAAAACATGGGGACGAAAGGCGCAATGAATTATCGACGCCCACAGACTCTGAAAGAAACCTTCAATTATTCTGGCATCCATGGCGATCAGGACGAAATTGAGATCCAAGAGGAAAGAGAGGAATACATAAACTGCTTTCGTAAAGACTACAAGTTAGCTGGCGGCGCCATGTCTTCGTCACCAACTCATGAAATGTATAGACGTATAAAAACAGTTGACGCAAAAAAACAGGACGATCATAGAGAAAATTTGCTATCGAGTGACTCTTTGAGAACTTATTGTGCAGTATCAGGCTCAACAGAAAATGACGCGACTTTCATCACTGATAGCTATCCTACTATTAAAACCCAAAAATCCCAACATGTGGACGAGGAACTATTATCACGTGAAACTGTTCGCAAATGCACATGTAACGAGCATGACAACGCACGCGGTACTCCAAAATCCCCAACCGCATTTAAAAGGATGTATGCAGTACAAGACGTTGCTATGGAGGAAGATGAAAAATGTAATTTGAATGATCCTGTCCAGACACATCTCAATGGTTTTGAATCATTCTTTATTTACCAGAGACTTCAAACAGAAGACCAAATTTCATACCGACAGCACTCACACTGTCCCTGTTACTCTACGCCAACACTGTACGAACCAAAGGGACATGTCTCAAGGTATTACGAGCCCGCGTTTTTGTTGGACTCAATGTATCGTTACTCCCCCTATCCGCGCATGCTTCCTTTTCTGACGCATCAACCTGTTAAGTCTTTCCAGACCTCCTCACGTAATAAAGGCTTCACATGCGAGTACTGCGGCAAGGTATACTGCAGAAAATACGTGTTGAAAATTCACATGCGCACGCATACAGGATTCAAGCCTCTCCGCTGTAAAGTTTGCGATAAGTCGTTCAGTGATCCTAGCAACATGAAGAAACATGTAAAGCTACATGAGAATGAAGATACAGTGCACAAATGCCGACATTGTGGGAGGAGCTTTGTGCGATATAGAGGATTGTTAAATCATATTAAATCAAAGCATTCTGAACTTGCTCCGACAGAAACAATGTAATCCTATAACAAGTAGTAGCCGGTTTTACTCCGACACTGACTGATTCTCTCAGCAGCGTCTTACAATTAATGATCAATCAAAGATAACTTTATTAATTTCGGATTTTATCGATTCCAAGAGAAGAAATATAACGTCATTTGTAGCTTGTGTACGTGTGATAGTTCTTTTTTTCACGACACGGCTACACTAGTACTACCCCCGGCTCTGTATATAAAGATTACTACAGGATAGTTTCCAGATTTTACTGCCAATGGACAGTCAGCCAGGCTAGAAAGCGTTTTGACGTGTGAACAAAGGGGAAAAGCTAGCGCGCCGTTCAAACTGTAGCGCTTCTTAAGCGGGggaggaggtgggggggggggggggggggcagggctATTGAATTTATCCGGTTCTATTCCTCATTCCCTTTTTCCGAAGGACCGAATACAATGTATAGATATCCGGTAACTAAACTCGACCCCAGGACCTAACGGCAACTGGAGGAACCGCTGGacaaaaggtacaaaaaaaattatattttgtcaCTTCAGCTGACTTCAATTGTGCGTAATGGCCGTGAATTGTTGTAATGACAAATGACGATTTAAGGTAACGCGCGTCGCATTAAAAAGCTTCTCGATTATTTTAGTGTTTGTTTgtgtgggtgggtgggtggtcATTAAGTAAGCGGTGACAATTTATCAAGTTTATGAATCAGATATTTGAACTTACGTATAATCGTTATGTCaaaatattttagttttaaatCCGTTCTACGATCATGTGCCTCGGCTACAGAAGCAAATTGTTTGCACACTGAATTCGAATAGCTAATATCATTGTTTCTGATGAAATATTGCTCTCCGCTCCCCCTAAATAAAATGTCGTTGTATCGGAGAATTTTATAGACtattacatattttttaagtgtttgtAGTACCCCAGGACTGCATGCAGACAAAACAGATCAAGGGCGTGTGATACcacgtgaaaaaacattttttatcgGTCATCACAAAGCTCAAACAACAAATCTCATTCGAGTTGGTATATCGAGGAAGTTTATAGTGATCGTACAAATACAAGATCTCAGAATTATTCTCAGACGAACAAACGCCAGACTTAAGTTTCTCCTTTGGGTAATCGGTCTTAAGAGAGCGATGACGTAACCGCCGGCGACTCTAAAAACCGCGGCCGTACTTTTCTAGATTTGGGGCTGATTTAATTGATCGTAATTGAACCTATCAATTGAAAGAACTGTATTACCATTTTCAATTATGAAAATCAATTGACAAATAACACCTGTTAAGCTCTTTCGTGTCATAAATACCTCAGGTTCCTAAGAGCTGTCGGCCTCCTTCGTTGTGCTATTTATGCATACCACAATATAAGTGTTTGTAGTAGATTTGCGCCGTGTCCACTGttctttgttctgttttaaTTACCTTCGTATAAAAAGATTTGATCGATGGAAACCGCTGCCTGATttacattttcaacttggattATTGAGATATCGAAGTGACTCTCATTCAGGAATGGGTAAAATGTGATATGGTTCTTTCTGCTCAGTTGAAAGATATCCAAAGGAAGGGAATAATTTAAGGTCAGTAGCTTTCACTTTTGCGTAGTTTGTAAATCATAATTGAGTCGCTCTACCATAATTTACTTGTGATGCAGTGCTACATTTGTTCAGTGTTGACTAGAATAGTGAACACGCTGTTTTCAAGCATTGGTGGCGATTTTAGGAAGCAAATTCAAGTTTGATCTTCCTTTAAGAGTGCTTTCTGAATAGCTGTTCTTGTTACAGTAAAGTGATCTCCGCTCTTATGGCTCTTTAATAAAAAACGCATTCCGCGGCGGCCATTTTCTTTTGCTCCTTTTTTACGATGACACAGTTGAATATTCCTGAACTTAAGGAACAAATTGCTTCGTGGCCGAACTTTAAATTCTTGCGATTTCAAAAGCGGAGataacctttttctttctttttttaattccaaAGAAACACTTCTTAGATTTCATTACAATCGAACTAAAATGATTCATAGAAAGTAAAATGCAAACAATATGTCTGATTTGTTTACAAAACGCGACGATCTCTTTCAAGTAGATTGTGAAGAGGTATCTTTAACTTCTTGAATTCATCTATCTTTCTTATACATAGTCCGACTCGTATTTTATTACCCGCTTATAGGAAACGAACCATTTAGGACTCGATTTCGGCCTCTGGAGTAACTCACCAAACGCACCATCATCCTTCACGAATTTGCGAGTGAAGCAAATGagcaaataaattatttacattTGGCAATAATTGTTACTTTAGACTGAAAAATACTGGTTTATATGTGATCTGTTTACCATTTAGCTGGCTCAAGTTCTGCCTTTAATGATAAAGTTCTCGTTGATTCTTGCCGATGTTTATCATGAAATGCAGATATGACGATTGCCTCAGAAATCGCTCTTAATTGATCATTATTGACGCGGATTAATGGGCCAGGCCTCTTACCCGACTTTAATGACCTGAGAACAGTCGTTTGAAAAGCAGTGACATCCTTGCTTTGGAAGATTTGAAGAATAAAACCCCTTAAACATTTTCTTTCCCTATTACAACAATAAAAAGAGAGCAATACTGCAACCCATGTAATATACGACCCCTctccaaaaaataaatgagaGCGGAAGTCATTTTTTGCTCATAATGTGTCTTAATACTTGGTAGAACGAGGGGCGTGGCGGTTCGTGAAAATATACCTCAATAATTATGCTGAAAGCTTGTAAGCGGCAGTCATGATTGGTATGCTTTTTAAACTTAACAAGAAAAGGGTTTCTTCTAGTTTGTGTAACATAACACTTGTCTAGACTTTGAGAGAAGTCAGATTGCAGTCACTCTGAATTTCAGCAAACTAAGCTTACCCCTCCTAGGACAGACTGATAGGTAATGTTTCGTTAGATCAAATCTCACggtttttgcaaaaaaaacatccaaaatcaaaaaaaacacagaaaactATTGCTATCAATGCTCTTGCCTTCTACTTTTAACTACTTTTAACAActctttttagtttattttgttaaataTATCGCCTATACGAACACCTAAATGACCGGCAGCCGTATTATAGAAGTAGATCTGTCTGTCATGGGGATGTGGGTAGGGATCAGTGGGAGGGGCTGGTCTGTACTAAGTTATCTCTGTCATTCCGCCGCATTGCGTTAAAGCAAGTTCTTCAAAGCTAAGCTTGAgttaagagaaaagaaatggaAAGAATTGGAGAAGAGAGCCAGTCTCTTAAGAGGGATTGTAATAACCATCGTCTAATCTAATTGGCGAAGTGGTCTGATCCAAAAAGAGCTTACCCTAGCCaatgatcctcggctgcatgcaGTATTTTCTAATTTTGTGATTGAATTTATCCACACTTCCCAGATTTACATGCAGGAAGctgcctcgtccccagtcgctTGTGATCACTTTTTAGGCGATATTTTAGTCAACAAAAACGTCATCCGGAAGGAGGACTTGTTGCATTCTTGGGCGGAGATTGTGCCGAGCTTTTAGGGCAAATTTTCCGTATAAGAGGAAAGAAACTTAGCAGtgcaaatttggtagcgtcaaggcatgTTAGATAAGGAAAGAGCTcatttccggttgacgtgtgtcTTTGCTTAGCTCCCTAATAGATTTATCAAGGAAAGTGCTCGCTCCCATCATCCCCTCTGGCGCTTCTCGCTCGTCTCCAGCTCTCGTGCTTCTCGCTTGTTCAGTGCTCCCCAATAAACCATGGGAAAGCCTGTGGAAGGGGCACTGCAGAaagcaaaactttttaaaattatttagaGGACGCATTGGAACAATTGACACTCTTGTAAAAGATACACCTCTAAAGACTTCATTTCCGTTTCCGTAAAACTATTTTTCAGTGGTACCTTTAATTATGAGTGACGTAAGTTTGGGGTATAGTGGAAAATTGGATATATCTATTGATTGTTGGATAAGAAGATCCGGAAAGTTTTAAGTGTTTTGACGGAAACAAGCTCTTGACGGTTTATGCTCTCGGACGAACCATGAGATAAAGATCAACATTCTCAGTTGAGACAGGCAAGCGTTGTGACTACATTTAAAAGCTATGAAATGGATTTTCGAAATCTTCGCCCAAAACTGTTCAGACGACATTCACCCTAATAGCATTTTCTCAACCCGTAGcttagttttcaaaaaacctttgaatgcagaggtcaaCTCAACACTTAAATAAAACCCGCTTGTTCTTtcttgccggatctctaatGTAGAGATGCCAGAACCAGACTCACTTGAAGtgggaattaaaacaaaactgaatgcaaggctggcaataTGGTAAAGGGCCTATTTCTCTGGCCCTGagaaaggctaattttgttagctgAAATATATTGGCCCCAAATAAATCAGCCATTTGCCATAGTgtcagccttgcattcagttttgttttagttttcataTCTGCCATGAAAAAGTCGTATGTATGATGCctcttttgctgtttttaaaatatgaattctTGTACTCGGAGCCCTCTCGatcacgtgaaaaaaaaaaaacatcggtAACCATATTATGAGTAACGAAAGAAACTAGCATCCTTTTTAACGTCAGGCACTTCCTATCCTCTCAGACATTGAGACTGACTCTCTCTATTTACTGATTTATAGAACACATATCCTTCGTAATTAGAATCAATCAAAGATTTAAGAAATAGTAAACAAGATTATTTCATTTCCAGATTATTGAGATCCTTCCGATAGATGTTTTTGAACAATTTTGAACAATGAAGCTTTGGTGTTATTTTCATTTAGATATTTAAcgaaaacactttctgcaactTTCAGCCACTTTTTTCTAATCAAATACATAACTCAGTATTTTCGTAGTCACGATTCAACGTCATCATCTGAAATCCATAAAGAATACGCACCCTCAACTTATAAAACATTCTATCAGATTTACAATTAGATTAGGTGAAATTTGGAAGCGACCTACCcataaatcaaaaaatattctCTCGACCTACAACACCACTGAGTTTAAGGCGACAGTAGCCTTTCATACTGGGATCTAATAATTACGGAATTTACCAAGTCCATAGATTTGTTGATCCTCTACACATCCCTGGCAACAtaccgaaaaaaaaatcaaggaagCTTTCAATAATATTTGATTAACAGAGATCGAGTGAACAATAATGTTCATCTGTAATCGGATGGTCTCATCTTGTATATATATAAAGCAAGGCATTACCATAATCCCTCAGAAATTAAATTTAATGGAAAAGCTTTTGTAATTTTCTTCTATTGCATGACAGGCTTCATCATTTATTTTgggggcaaggggaggggagggaatcGAAGGGGAGAAAGGGAAGTGGTATGGCTTCTGACCAAGAGAGAAAAATACACATTAGGGCGGGGAGGACGtttcttctttaaaaatatttgctTTGTTTCAGTTTGAATGGCTATGTATGATTGGCGGTAAAGCTTTCTTACTCGTTGAAAAACATTAATGCAAGGCCACCGCAGTGTATAATTGACGGTCCCATAAAAAAGCATAGCACAGGGACATGAATCTTTTAGATACTTCTAAATTAAGCTCAGATTTCTCGCAACGTTATCTACAACATTCAATAGATAAAGAGGTCGACCCGAAGTTACTGAACTAGTTAACAATACACTATATTTCAATGTTAGGTACAAAACGAACTTTTGTATTTAGTAATAGGATACATAATTTTCAATATAATCTGATATGATTGCATTTAATACACACTTTATTAATTTGTGATTAGGGACGGACCAATAGAAagcttatggggggggggggggggggggaggggcgaagtacaataaaaaatattctcGCAAGGGATAATTAAACGTAAAAATTCATGCGTGCCAAGTAACCCTAAACAATATTCATGCACTAGCCTAAAATAGTTCATACAAGAGAAATGTTAAGGAAACAAATTGATGTCCCCGGaaaatccccctccccccccctcccaccataACTTTTTTAATGGCTCGTCCCTCAGACAGCTATGCAACCAACTGTTTACTGACTCATTTCCAGTTATAAACAGATTAAATGTTGATTTAAGACCTTAGCGTAATTTCAGGTAACTGACAAACGTTCTAGGGAGATTGAGAAAAGAAGTAATAATATACAAAATGTGTCGAGAGTCAATTCTGTTTAAATCATCATGCAGTAAATGTATTTCAGGGTAAGGAAAACTAAATAACGCTAAAACATATTCATTTCTTACTTCCTTGTGTTCAAATTATCATGCTATAAAACATATAAAATGTACatttataacaacaacaacaacgacaatctttatttgtactcactcttgctcaaaaataaataacaaataatgatataaataaataataaataatgaaaatattacAAGTAAAATTAGAGTACTGGCTGCCTGGAATAACCATGGGGGCTAGCTGAGCCAGGTAGCTAGTTGACATCAgcataaataaaatcaaattacTGATCAGCAAGAAAACTGAAGCACAAATGCGCACGAAGCTCAAAAATTACCGCCACCTTTCTCGCTGACCGCTGTCATTACTGCCTTATGTCCAGTAATGCGAGAAAACTCGGAACTTAGCGACGTACCTACCTGCTGCGTCCTTCTGTCGATCAAGAGCCAATCCGGCGGCTCCTGatcaagaagaaaagaaaggagatTCTGCTGGAAGAGGGTGGGAACATACTAGGTACTTCAAATGAGACACAAATTTTTGTGACTTCATGTAGACAGAATTGCTTGCCGTTAGTTAAGGATTAGGGCTAGATATCGATATTCAGCGGATATTGCTGctgaaagctaaaacatgctatGCCACGCTATCTGCCCCTTTTCAAAAAGctcaaacttttttctcatcaattgaattcccaaaataatggtccagttttgttatttacgaCTATATTTGggaatgaaactgtttcctgtcttCTGTTGCAACGGATGTCGATAGACATGGATAAAAAATGGAGAAAGTTGCgaacattttttcaagttttaatgctatgcccgCAAAAGCTATTCAAAAACTATTAtagttagtgctccctgatgaagtTTGTTTGGCATCTTTTTTATAACGCTACAGGGGCATTTCATGTGCGAGTAAAaacactaagtaatgacttcaccACTTTAAAATTGACCCAAAACGACACGGAATAATGTCCTCGTGACATAACCCCTTCCAACAAATACTGTCGTTACCAAGCAGTGCTT from Porites lutea chromosome 1, jaPorLute2.1, whole genome shotgun sequence encodes the following:
- the LOC140933122 gene encoding uncharacterized protein — encoded protein: MFKILFAKNESRVWAMSFIAENNFFGPFNGDFTILIKRIQYLERSSAPLEDPEEKDSVTEYDSLQQDDISWMQKARPALSEEEQNMEAIRSTDDKIYFRSTRDITAGEELRFWLGPSLVKECGLCTPKPGQMQKESYLVCQICQESFQYSRAFSVHTAFGCEKRGSGSFPQCEGEVKDDGLASANDVETNHSHDQLEEKQQHGIEIEVKKSLNEDVPSTNIEFSETVGNSRVLSNPRLASLISSFSRPRLRNRLTNESQSLAEYHKQEFRKKFQGNEHYLRRHLYRENMGTKGAMNYRRPQTLKETFNYSGIHGDQDEIEIQEEREEYINCFRKDYKLAGGAMSSSPTHEMYRRIKTVDAKKQDDHRENLLSSDSLRTYCAVSGSTENDATFITDSYPTIKTQKSQHVDEELLSRETVRKCTCNEHDNARGTPKSPTAFKRMYAVQDVAMEEDEKCNLNDPVQTHLNGFESFFIYQRLQTEDQISYRQHSHCPCYSTPTLYEPKGHVSRYYEPAFLLDSMYRYSPYPRMLPFLTHQPVKSFQTSSRNKGFTCEYCGKVYCRKYVLKIHMRTHTGFKPLRCKVCDKSFSDPSNMKKHVKLHENEDTVHKCRHCGRSFVRYRGLLNHIKSKHSELAPTETM